In Nocardioides faecalis, the following proteins share a genomic window:
- a CDS encoding C40 family peptidase, which yields MSLSLLRAGARILLLPLVLSLFLLAPGTAHAKDAELIPSTAVQWKAKTQAEMKARAERRVEKRKRIAAKRKKAVVRVLRAVKSRAGKPYAYGSAGPNSFDCSGLTQWSYRKAGKSLPRTSGAQASKAQRVKKPRKGDLVFFAKGGRVYHVGIYAGNNSLWHASRPGTPVRKEKIWNAAHFYGRV from the coding sequence ATGTCCCTGTCCTTGCTGCGCGCCGGTGCGCGCATCCTTCTCCTCCCCCTCGTCCTGTCGCTGTTCCTGCTGGCGCCGGGCACGGCGCACGCCAAGGACGCAGAGCTCATCCCGTCCACCGCGGTGCAGTGGAAGGCGAAGACCCAGGCCGAGATGAAGGCCCGGGCCGAGCGCCGCGTCGAGAAGCGCAAGCGGATCGCGGCCAAGCGCAAGAAGGCCGTCGTGCGCGTGCTGCGGGCGGTGAAGTCGCGGGCCGGCAAGCCCTACGCCTACGGCTCGGCCGGCCCGAACTCCTTCGACTGCTCGGGCCTGACCCAGTGGTCCTACCGCAAGGCCGGCAAGAGCCTGCCGCGCACCTCGGGTGCCCAGGCCAGCAAGGCCCAGCGCGTCAAGAAGCCGCGCAAGGGCGACCTGGTCTTCTTCGCCAAGGGCGGCCGGGTCTACCACGTCGGCATCTACGCCGGGAACAACTCGCTGTGGCACGCCTCGCGTCCCGGTACCCCGGTCCGCAAGGAGAAGATCTGGAACGCCGCCCACTTCTACGGCCGGGTCTGA
- a CDS encoding TetR/AcrR family transcriptional regulator, which yields MKERQGRRNEGLRAGWFAAANEILAGEGYGALKLATLCRRLGVTTGAFYHSFDSWQAFTDALLDAWLTERTDHTAQIVRTEKDPATRLRLMIGAGSELLHATEAAIRVWAGVDERVARVQREVDHRRYEVVFEAASDLVGPDRAEAYTVWALSTLVGYEMLAAEHDHSHLLWALEQVLAQAEDEASRRTD from the coding sequence ATGAAGGAGCGTCAGGGCCGACGCAACGAGGGTCTGCGCGCGGGTTGGTTCGCCGCCGCCAACGAGATCCTCGCCGGGGAGGGCTACGGCGCGCTCAAGCTCGCCACCCTGTGTCGCCGCCTGGGCGTCACCACCGGCGCGTTCTACCACTCCTTCGACAGCTGGCAGGCCTTCACCGACGCGCTGCTGGACGCCTGGCTGACCGAGCGCACCGACCACACCGCCCAGATCGTGCGGACCGAGAAGGATCCCGCGACCCGGCTGCGCCTCATGATCGGCGCCGGCAGCGAGCTGCTGCACGCCACCGAGGCCGCGATCCGGGTCTGGGCCGGCGTGGACGAGCGGGTCGCCCGCGTGCAGCGCGAGGTCGACCACCGCCGCTACGAGGTCGTGTTCGAGGCGGCGAGCGACCTGGTCGGCCCCGACCGCGCCGAGGCCTACACGGTGTGGGCGCTGAGCACCCTGGTCGGCTACGAGATGCTGGCCGCCGAGCACGACCACTCGCACCTGCTGTGGGCACTCGAGCAGGTCCTCGCCCAGGCCGAGGACGAGGCCTCCCGCCGCACCGACTAG
- a CDS encoding FAD-binding and (Fe-S)-binding domain-containing protein: MPSTASQLRRLGVAEVSDDAAVLGAYSSDASLYRVPPAAVAFPRTPDDVRRALLAARELGLPLTTRGAGTSVAGNAIGSGLVLDLSRHLDRVISVDPGTATAVVQPGVVQADLQRAAAPYGLRFGPDPSTSSRCTIGGMIGNDACGARSLAHGRTSHNVLGLRALLADGSELLTGYDAEGRPTATLSPAAPAGTDGSGGADVLERLRALVATDLATLRTSFGTFGRHVSGLALHHLLPENGFDLTRALVGSEGTLAVVTEATLRLVRDPAERLLVVLGFDDFPAAGYAAPAVLEHAPSACEGLDRRIVDVIVERKGAHAVPPLPAGQAWLFTEISGEDAAEVRDRAERLAAAGLGVSALVVDDPAAAAALWRIRADGAGLAGRAPSGRPAWAGWEDSAVPPARLGDYLAALEELLAVHGLTAMPFGHFGEGCLHVRLDFAFDAPDGPERYRAFIGAAADLVASFGGSLSGEHGDGRARSEWLPRMYPTAALRLMAEVKRILDPDDLLNPGLLADPAGVASSTADLRYTADTRTPPPRHGLALAYTSDGGDFSRAVHRCTGVGACRAPVATTPSGGAVSAGGGVMCPSFQATHDEIHSTRGRARLLQEIVNADSDLEWSSPAVHEALDLCLACKGCASDCPTGTDLASYKAEVLHQTYRRRLRPRSHYALGWLPRWARLASRVPGAANRVLGWAPTRTLALRAAGVDTRRRMPAFAPRPFRRTFTGAAGSVGAAGGAGTTPRTPVLLFVDSFSEHFAPQVAEATVAVLRDAGYEPHLTARPECCGLSWISTGQLDGARRRLRSLVEAMAPDARAGVPIVGLEPSCTAVLRHELVELVPGEDARAVAAAAVTLAELLTGTEGWTPPDLSGLDVVAQPHCHHHAVLGWSTDAALLRGAGARVRALSGCCGMAGNFGVEQGHYEVSVAIAGQHLLPALAQPPAPRAQRVVLADGFSCRTQLDELAPDARPVHLAQLLARDLTT; encoded by the coding sequence GTGCCCTCCACCGCCTCACAGCTGCGGCGACTCGGTGTCGCGGAGGTCTCCGACGACGCCGCCGTGCTCGGGGCCTACTCCTCCGACGCCTCGCTCTACCGGGTGCCGCCCGCGGCCGTCGCCTTCCCCCGCACCCCCGACGACGTACGACGTGCGCTGCTCGCCGCCCGCGAGCTGGGCCTGCCGCTGACCACGCGCGGCGCGGGCACCTCGGTGGCGGGCAACGCGATCGGCAGCGGCCTGGTCCTCGACCTCTCCCGGCACCTGGACCGGGTGATCTCGGTGGACCCGGGCACGGCGACCGCGGTGGTGCAGCCCGGCGTGGTGCAGGCCGACCTGCAGCGGGCGGCGGCGCCGTACGGCCTGCGGTTCGGGCCGGACCCCTCCACCAGCTCGCGCTGCACGATCGGCGGGATGATCGGCAACGACGCGTGCGGCGCGCGTTCGCTGGCGCACGGGCGGACCTCGCACAACGTGCTCGGCCTGCGGGCGCTGCTGGCCGACGGCTCGGAGCTCCTCACCGGCTACGACGCCGAGGGCCGACCGACCGCGACGCTGAGCCCCGCCGCCCCCGCAGGCACCGATGGCTCTGGTGGTGCGGACGTGCTGGAGCGGCTGCGGGCACTCGTCGCCACGGACCTGGCGACGCTGCGCACCTCGTTCGGCACCTTCGGCCGGCACGTCTCCGGCCTCGCGCTGCACCACCTGCTGCCCGAGAACGGCTTCGACCTGACCCGGGCCCTGGTCGGCTCCGAGGGCACGCTGGCCGTGGTCACCGAGGCGACCCTGCGGCTGGTCCGCGACCCCGCGGAGCGGCTGCTGGTGGTGCTGGGCTTCGACGACTTCCCCGCCGCCGGGTACGCCGCGCCGGCGGTCCTCGAGCACGCGCCGTCGGCGTGCGAGGGCCTGGACCGGCGGATCGTGGACGTGATCGTGGAACGCAAGGGCGCGCACGCCGTACCTCCGCTGCCCGCAGGCCAGGCCTGGCTGTTCACCGAGATCTCCGGCGAGGACGCGGCCGAGGTCCGCGACCGCGCCGAGCGGCTGGCCGCGGCCGGGCTGGGCGTCTCCGCGCTGGTCGTCGACGACCCGGCCGCGGCGGCGGCGCTGTGGCGGATCCGCGCCGACGGCGCCGGCCTGGCCGGGCGCGCCCCGTCCGGGCGCCCGGCGTGGGCCGGCTGGGAGGACTCCGCGGTGCCGCCGGCCCGGCTGGGCGACTACCTGGCCGCGCTTGAGGAGCTGCTGGCTGTGCACGGCCTGACCGCGATGCCGTTCGGCCACTTCGGCGAGGGCTGCCTGCACGTCCGTCTCGACTTCGCCTTCGACGCCCCCGACGGCCCGGAGCGCTACCGCGCCTTCATCGGCGCCGCCGCCGACCTGGTGGCCTCCTTCGGCGGCTCGCTGTCCGGGGAGCACGGCGACGGCCGGGCCCGCAGCGAGTGGCTGCCGCGGATGTACCCGACCGCCGCGCTGCGCCTGATGGCCGAGGTCAAGCGCATCCTGGACCCCGACGACCTGCTGAACCCCGGCCTGCTGGCCGACCCGGCCGGGGTCGCCTCGAGCACCGCGGACCTGCGCTACACCGCCGACACCCGCACGCCGCCGCCACGGCACGGCCTCGCCCTGGCCTACACCAGCGACGGCGGCGACTTCTCCCGGGCGGTGCACCGCTGCACCGGGGTGGGCGCGTGCCGCGCCCCCGTCGCCACCACCCCCAGCGGTGGCGCCGTCAGCGCCGGCGGCGGCGTCATGTGCCCCTCGTTCCAGGCCACCCACGACGAGATCCACTCCACCCGCGGCCGGGCCCGACTGCTGCAGGAGATCGTCAACGCCGACAGCGACCTGGAGTGGTCCTCACCCGCCGTGCACGAGGCGCTCGACCTGTGCCTGGCCTGCAAGGGCTGCGCCTCGGACTGCCCGACCGGCACCGACCTGGCCAGCTACAAGGCCGAGGTGCTGCACCAGACCTACCGACGCCGGTTGCGCCCGCGCAGCCACTACGCCCTGGGCTGGCTGCCGCGCTGGGCGCGGCTGGCCTCGCGCGTGCCCGGCGCGGCCAACCGGGTGCTGGGCTGGGCGCCCACCCGCACGCTCGCGCTGCGCGCCGCCGGGGTGGACACCCGGCGCCGGATGCCGGCGTTCGCACCGCGACCGTTCCGTCGTACCTTCACCGGCGCGGCCGGCTCGGTCGGCGCGGCCGGTGGGGCAGGTACGACGCCGCGCACCCCGGTGCTGCTGTTCGTCGACTCGTTCTCCGAGCACTTCGCACCGCAGGTCGCCGAGGCGACGGTGGCGGTGCTGCGCGACGCCGGCTACGAGCCGCACCTGACCGCGCGACCGGAGTGCTGCGGCCTGTCCTGGATCAGCACCGGCCAGCTCGACGGCGCCCGGCGCCGGCTGCGCTCGCTGGTCGAGGCGATGGCCCCGGACGCCCGCGCGGGTGTGCCGATCGTCGGGCTGGAGCCCTCCTGCACCGCGGTGCTGCGGCACGAGCTGGTCGAGCTGGTACCCGGCGAGGACGCGCGGGCGGTGGCCGCGGCGGCCGTGACGCTCGCCGAGCTGCTCACCGGCACCGAGGGCTGGACCCCGCCCGACCTGAGCGGGCTCGACGTCGTGGCGCAGCCGCACTGCCACCACCACGCGGTGCTGGGCTGGTCGACCGACGCGGCCCTGCTGCGCGGGGCGGGTGCCCGGGTGCGCGCGCTGTCCGGCTGCTGCGGGATGGCCGGCAACTTCGGTGTCGAGCAGGGCCACTACGAGGTGTCGGTGGCGATCGCCGGCCAGCACCTGCTGCCCGCGCTGGCGCAGCCGCCCGCACCCAGGGCCCAGCGGGTGGTGCTCGCCGACGGGTTCTCCTGCCGCACCCAGCTCGACGAGCTCGCGCCGGACGCCCGCCCGGTCCACCTCGCCCAGCTCCTGGCCCGCGACCTGACCACCTGA
- a CDS encoding MarR family winged helix-turn-helix transcriptional regulator yields the protein MSTPWLGPDEQRAWRGWVEVHARLNARIHRQLQEASGLSLADYAILVELTSERASDGSARMFELGERLAWEKSRVSKQVTRMEARGLVVRRHCPDDRRGSYVDLTDAGRAAIEAAAPAHVKLVREMFFDVVPHEDVLRLADLTTAVLARLDATD from the coding sequence ATGAGCACCCCCTGGCTGGGCCCCGACGAGCAGCGCGCGTGGCGCGGCTGGGTGGAGGTGCACGCCCGGCTCAACGCCCGGATCCACCGGCAGCTCCAGGAGGCCTCCGGACTGTCGCTGGCCGACTACGCGATCCTCGTCGAGCTCACCTCCGAACGTGCCTCGGACGGCTCGGCGCGGATGTTCGAGCTCGGCGAGCGCCTGGCCTGGGAGAAGAGCCGGGTGTCCAAGCAGGTCACCCGGATGGAGGCCCGCGGTCTCGTCGTACGACGGCACTGCCCGGACGACCGCCGCGGCTCCTACGTCGACCTCACCGACGCCGGCCGCGCCGCGATCGAGGCCGCGGCACCCGCGCACGTGAAGCTGGTCCGCGAGATGTTCTTCGACGTCGTGCCGCACGAGGACGTGCTGCGCCTGGCAGACCTCACCACGGCCGTGCTGGCGCGGCTCGACGCCACCGACTGA
- a CDS encoding DUF4031 domain-containing protein, with the protein MTIHVDDMQLPARVGRMDGVWSHLLSDLPGAAGHDELVAFAARLGIEARWIQNEGTATEHFDLTEPLRQRALALGAVPVRYGRAVAAITRAKREHEASGQASGQAPGPATGFSGR; encoded by the coding sequence GTGACGATCCACGTCGACGACATGCAGCTGCCCGCCCGGGTCGGGCGCATGGACGGCGTCTGGTCGCACCTGCTCTCCGACCTGCCGGGCGCCGCCGGGCACGACGAGCTCGTCGCGTTCGCCGCGCGGCTCGGCATCGAGGCACGCTGGATCCAGAACGAGGGCACGGCGACCGAGCACTTCGACCTCACCGAGCCGCTGCGGCAGCGGGCACTGGCGCTGGGCGCGGTGCCGGTGCGTTACGGCCGGGCAGTTGCGGCGATCACCCGGGCCAAGCGCGAGCACGAGGCATCCGGCCAGGCATCCGGCCAGGCACCCGGGCCCGCGACCGGGTTCAGCGGCCGGTGA
- a CDS encoding crotonase/enoyl-CoA hydratase family protein: MPHDPSHLRDDRALQVTRHDQVAVLALAGPGGKAVMDGRFFDELGAAVASLDADPDVRALVLTGAGPHFSFGLDLAEAQQTFGPLFGAAGAGPRLELLELIRRWQHLVDTVARSRKPTVAAVSGWCVGGGVDLAAACDVRVASADAMFSVREAKMGIVADLGSLQRLVGLVGDGHLRELALTGDDIDAARAERIGLVNHVHPDAEAARAGAVELAARMAANSPLVLRGVKDVLDAERGPRVEAGLRYTAVWNAAFLVSDDLAGALASFAERRPPRFTGR; this comes from the coding sequence ATGCCCCACGACCCGTCCCACCTGCGCGACGACCGCGCGCTGCAGGTCACCCGCCACGACCAGGTCGCGGTCCTCGCCCTCGCCGGGCCGGGCGGCAAGGCGGTGATGGACGGCCGGTTCTTCGACGAGCTCGGAGCGGCCGTCGCGTCGCTGGACGCCGACCCCGACGTGCGCGCCCTCGTGCTCACCGGTGCCGGGCCGCACTTCTCGTTCGGGCTGGACCTCGCCGAGGCGCAGCAGACCTTCGGCCCGCTCTTCGGCGCCGCCGGGGCCGGGCCGCGGCTGGAGCTGCTGGAGCTGATCCGGCGCTGGCAGCACCTGGTGGACACGGTGGCGCGCAGCCGCAAGCCGACCGTGGCCGCCGTCAGCGGGTGGTGCGTGGGCGGGGGAGTCGACCTCGCCGCGGCGTGCGATGTCCGGGTCGCCTCGGCGGACGCGATGTTCAGCGTGCGCGAGGCGAAGATGGGCATCGTCGCCGACCTCGGCAGCCTGCAGCGCCTGGTCGGCCTCGTCGGCGACGGCCACCTGCGCGAGCTGGCGCTGACCGGTGACGACATCGATGCGGCCCGCGCCGAACGGATCGGCCTGGTCAACCACGTGCACCCCGACGCCGAGGCCGCCCGGGCGGGAGCGGTGGAGCTCGCGGCGCGGATGGCGGCGAACTCGCCCCTGGTGCTGCGCGGCGTCAAGGACGTCCTCGACGCCGAGCGCGGCCCGCGCGTCGAGGCGGGGCTGCGCTACACCGCGGTGTGGAACGCCGCCTTCCTGGTCAGCGACGACCTGGCGGGGGCCCTGGCCTCCTTCGCCGAGCGGCGCCCGCCCCGGTTCACCGGCCGCTGA
- a CDS encoding enoyl-CoA hydratase/isomerase family protein produces the protein MSTPTPPETADEAPVLLRREGRAAYVVLNRPRAINALTHEMVRLISDALSDWADDDGVRTVVLTGAGERGLCAGGDIVAMWRDAKDGGTATAAFWADEYRLNLQVAQYPKPYVAVMDGLVLGGGIGLSAHAGHRVVTERSSLGMPETGIGFLPDVGGTFLLSHAPGETGTHLALTAGSAGAGDAIAMGLADHYLPSERIDALLTALAHRDADEVLADLTEPAPGSGLLAARPWLDEAYAGADALEIVGRLRALGSAEAVRAADAIEAKCPTSVQVTLRALREAAAMNSLGPALDLEYRLARRLHARPDFAEGVRAQVVDKDRDPRWQPAHLAEVDDAEVEACFAGLGGDELGLGPGGLGAV, from the coding sequence ATGAGCACCCCCACCCCGCCAGAGACCGCCGACGAGGCGCCGGTGCTGCTGCGCCGCGAGGGGCGCGCGGCGTACGTGGTGCTCAACCGGCCCCGGGCGATCAACGCCCTGACCCACGAGATGGTGCGGCTGATCAGCGACGCACTGAGCGACTGGGCCGACGACGACGGCGTGCGCACCGTGGTGCTCACCGGCGCCGGCGAACGCGGGCTGTGCGCGGGCGGCGACATCGTCGCGATGTGGCGCGACGCGAAGGACGGCGGCACCGCCACCGCGGCGTTCTGGGCCGATGAGTACCGGCTGAACCTGCAGGTCGCGCAGTACCCCAAGCCGTACGTCGCGGTGATGGACGGCCTCGTGCTGGGCGGCGGCATCGGCCTCTCGGCGCACGCCGGGCACCGGGTGGTCACCGAGCGCTCCTCGCTCGGCATGCCCGAGACCGGCATCGGCTTCCTGCCCGACGTGGGCGGCACCTTCCTGCTCTCCCACGCCCCCGGCGAGACCGGCACCCACCTCGCGCTGACCGCGGGGTCCGCCGGGGCCGGCGACGCGATCGCGATGGGGCTGGCCGACCACTACCTGCCCAGCGAGCGGATCGACGCGCTCCTCACCGCGCTGGCGCACCGCGACGCCGACGAGGTGCTGGCCGACCTCACCGAGCCCGCCCCCGGCTCCGGCCTGCTGGCCGCTCGCCCCTGGCTGGACGAGGCCTACGCCGGCGCGGACGCGCTGGAGATCGTCGGGCGGCTGCGGGCACTCGGCTCCGCCGAGGCGGTGCGCGCCGCGGACGCGATCGAGGCGAAGTGCCCCACCTCGGTGCAGGTGACGCTGCGCGCGCTGCGGGAGGCGGCCGCGATGAACAGCCTCGGGCCGGCGCTCGACCTCGAGTACCGGCTCGCGCGGCGGCTGCACGCCCGTCCCGACTTCGCCGAGGGCGTGCGTGCCCAGGTCGTCGACAAGGACCGCGACCCGCGCTGGCAGCCCGCGCACCTCGCCGAGGTCGACGACGCCGAGGTCGAGGCGTGCTTCGCCGGTCTGGGCGGCGACGAGCTCGGCCTGGGGCCTGGGGGTCTGGGCGCGGTCTGA
- a CDS encoding nitroreductase, with protein sequence MSALGSTAADTAVDTAVDTAGLDRADALAATLEHRFSCRGFLPEPVRPDTLRRLFTLAQRTPSWCNSQAWQVHLLSGEDVVALSERLTERVLSGAEQPDIPGPERYEGVYAERRRTCGRGLYDAVGVAREDSEGRLRQMLENFQFFGAPHVAIVTSPQALGTYGVMDCGGYVANLLNLADALGLGAIAQGAIGMYADAVRAHLDLPEDRWVVCAVALGHADPDHPANRFRTEREDVDVAVTGLPDPT encoded by the coding sequence ATGAGCGCACTGGGATCCACCGCAGCCGACACCGCAGTCGACACCGCAGTCGACACCGCCGGCCTCGACCGGGCCGACGCCCTCGCGGCCACCCTGGAGCACCGGTTCAGCTGCCGCGGCTTCCTGCCCGAGCCCGTCCGACCCGACACGCTGCGGCGGCTGTTCACCCTGGCCCAACGCACGCCGTCGTGGTGCAACTCCCAGGCCTGGCAGGTGCACCTGCTCTCGGGCGAGGACGTCGTCGCGCTGAGCGAGCGGCTCACCGAGCGGGTGCTCTCCGGCGCCGAGCAGCCGGACATCCCCGGGCCGGAGCGGTACGAGGGCGTCTACGCCGAGCGTCGTCGTACCTGCGGCAGGGGGTTGTACGACGCCGTCGGCGTCGCCCGCGAGGACAGCGAGGGCCGGCTGCGGCAGATGCTGGAGAACTTCCAGTTCTTCGGTGCTCCCCACGTCGCGATCGTCACCAGCCCGCAGGCGCTGGGCACCTACGGCGTCATGGACTGCGGCGGCTACGTGGCCAACCTCCTCAACCTCGCCGACGCGCTCGGCCTGGGCGCCATCGCGCAGGGCGCCATCGGCATGTACGCCGACGCCGTGCGCGCGCACCTCGACCTGCCCGAGGACCGCTGGGTGGTCTGCGCCGTGGCGCTGGGCCATGCCGACCCGGACCACCCCGCGAACCGGTTCCGCACCGAGCGCGAGGACGTCGACGTCGCGGTCACCGGGCTTCCCGACCCGACCTGA
- a CDS encoding glyceraldehyde-3-phosphate dehydrogenase, producing the protein MSVTEDKFTRWKQYEELAEAMIPIVGRLHREKDVTILLHSRSLVNKSVVSILKTHRFARMIEGEELSVVDTFPMLQAIADLDLGAAKIDLAQLLAAYKASDKSLSIADFTAQALAGATGENKASAPGPQDVVLYGFGRIGRLVARLLVEKSGSGNGLRLRAVVVRKAKGDDLKKRASLLRRDSIHGAFNGSITVDEEKNQIIANGNVIQVIYSNDPSEVDYTEYGINDAILIDNTGIWRDREGLSKHLRPGIAKVLLTAPGKGDVPNIVHGVNHREVDPAEKVLSCASCTTNAIVPPLKAMEDEFGITRGHVETVHSFTNDQNLLDNFHKADRRGRSAPMNLVITETGAASAVAKVLPDLDAKITGNSIRVPTPDVSIAILSLTLKRETTREEVLSHLRQASLTGPLARNLDYTEATDAVSSDFIGSRAASIVDANAAIVDGDSAILYVWYDNEFGYSCQVVRTVQHISGVEYPTLPAPAGA; encoded by the coding sequence GTGAGCGTCACCGAGGACAAGTTCACCCGCTGGAAGCAGTACGAAGAGCTGGCGGAGGCGATGATCCCGATCGTCGGCCGGCTGCACCGCGAGAAGGACGTCACGATCCTGCTGCACAGCCGCTCGCTGGTGAACAAGTCGGTGGTGAGCATCCTCAAGACCCACCGCTTCGCCCGGATGATCGAGGGCGAGGAGCTGTCGGTCGTCGACACCTTCCCCATGCTGCAGGCCATCGCCGACCTCGACCTCGGCGCCGCCAAGATCGACCTCGCCCAGCTCCTCGCTGCGTACAAGGCCTCCGACAAGAGCCTGTCCATCGCCGACTTCACCGCGCAGGCGCTCGCCGGCGCCACCGGTGAGAACAAGGCCTCGGCCCCCGGCCCGCAGGACGTCGTGCTCTACGGCTTCGGTCGCATCGGCCGCCTTGTCGCGCGCCTGCTCGTGGAGAAGTCCGGCTCCGGCAACGGCCTGCGCCTGCGCGCCGTCGTCGTGCGCAAGGCCAAGGGCGACGACCTGAAGAAGCGCGCCTCGCTGCTGCGCCGCGACTCGATCCACGGTGCCTTCAACGGGTCGATCACGGTCGACGAGGAGAAGAACCAGATCATCGCCAACGGCAACGTGATCCAGGTGATCTACAGCAACGACCCGAGCGAGGTGGACTACACCGAGTACGGGATCAACGACGCGATCCTCATCGACAACACCGGGATCTGGCGTGACCGCGAGGGCCTGTCCAAGCACCTGCGCCCCGGCATCGCCAAGGTGCTGCTCACCGCTCCCGGCAAGGGCGACGTGCCCAACATCGTGCACGGCGTGAACCACCGCGAGGTGGACCCGGCGGAGAAGGTGCTCTCCTGCGCCTCCTGCACCACCAACGCGATCGTCCCGCCGCTGAAGGCGATGGAGGACGAGTTCGGCATCACCCGCGGCCACGTGGAGACGGTGCACTCGTTCACCAACGACCAGAACCTGCTGGACAACTTCCACAAGGCCGACCGCCGCGGCCGCTCCGCCCCGATGAACCTGGTGATCACCGAGACCGGCGCGGCCTCCGCGGTCGCCAAGGTGCTCCCCGACCTGGACGCCAAGATCACCGGCAACTCGATCCGGGTGCCCACGCCCGACGTGTCGATCGCGATCCTCAGCCTCACGCTCAAGCGCGAGACCACGCGCGAGGAGGTGCTCAGCCACCTGCGCCAGGCGTCGCTGACCGGTCCGCTGGCGCGCAACCTCGACTACACCGAGGCCACCGACGCCGTGTCCAGCGACTTCATCGGCTCCCGGGCAGCCTCGATCGTGGACGCCAACGCCGCGATCGTCGACGGCGACTCGGCGATCCTCTACGTCTGGTACGACAACGAGTTCGGCTACTCCTGCCAGGTGGTGCGCACCGTGCAGCACATCTCCGGCGTGGAGTACCCCACGCTGCCCGCGCCCGCCGGGGCGTGA
- a CDS encoding sterol carrier protein has product MGFKDADEVRHFVGGVFLTGFAHPEIGPRLRDSAVVLRLVFTEPASELVVDMPGGRIGAAEDLPEPTVVMRVKAAFANAYFQGRLNLPLAIARRQIAVEGALGGVLKLAPLSAILVPDYVASLRAERRDDLIVR; this is encoded by the coding sequence ATGGGCTTCAAGGACGCGGACGAGGTCCGGCACTTCGTCGGCGGTGTCTTCCTCACCGGGTTCGCCCACCCCGAGATCGGTCCCCGGCTGCGGGACAGCGCCGTGGTGCTGCGCCTGGTGTTCACCGAGCCCGCCAGCGAGCTGGTCGTGGACATGCCGGGCGGCCGGATCGGGGCCGCCGAGGACCTGCCTGAGCCCACCGTCGTGATGCGGGTGAAGGCGGCGTTCGCCAACGCCTACTTCCAGGGCCGGCTCAACCTCCCGCTGGCCATCGCCCGCCGCCAGATCGCGGTGGAGGGCGCCCTCGGCGGCGTGCTCAAGCTCGCGCCGCTCAGCGCGATCCTGGTCCCCGACTACGTCGCCTCCCTGCGCGCCGAGCGCCGCGACGACCTCATCGTCCGCTGA